A genomic stretch from Echeneis naucrates chromosome 6, fEcheNa1.1, whole genome shotgun sequence includes:
- the LOC115044648 gene encoding neuronal pentraxin-2, protein MAKSQRKDSVTGKEVWSSKENNEEGGEEWRREKRSQLSLHFKILLSSLVGLWLKIMRNSQSADQFQLPVVLFLLALLLSPASASSGSEHDFSAPPRFVCTPIPVDADPSCFPTVSPGVGATGPTGHQSAPPAGWWGASEEAKATILHLRESLVQQKETILDQRETIRELTAKLTLCEGFSRGGMPHDEHHSTSYSHHTGAVSHHTNTDNGHPSNQHGHHGNSNLIPDSPHHPSVGGQRSDGGHSSNNQGKNKHVTPGDITSSPEQMERMLQALKERLDNLQKRNTSITYSSSLKELLQRKISTLEQQLHQNSALNSHEHHDDRHPYDHNDGHSGKHADHRNDSHSDGHHDADGHHDDDEDNHEDDEEEEEDNDDDNHHNNEADNHSYLPHTGYRAPRPQGGFHSNKLESILNQLHLAGRTKSEIPDAFQISFPMRTNYMYGRMKRTLLQEIFALTLCLWMKAGMGPSLGTPFSYSAPGQANELVLIEWGDNPIELLIDDKAVTLPLSVSDGKWHHVCVTWSTRDGQWEAYQDGVQRGSGVNLAPWHPIKPGGVFILGQEQDTLGGRFDATQSFVGEMSDIHMWSHVLSASDIYSLASCGSHLRGDVIAWSETEVELNGGVARYPFDPCH, encoded by the exons ATGGCAAAAAGTCAACGTAAAGACAGCGTGACAGGAAAAGAGGTGTGGTCTTCCAAGGAAAACAAcgaggaaggaggggaggagtggaggagagaaaagag AAGTCAGCTCAGTCTTCACTTCAAGATATTGCTTAGCTCTCTGGTTGGACTGTGGCTCAAGATCATGAGGAACTCTCAGTCTGCAGACCAATTCCAGCTTCCCGTTGTGCTTTTTCTGCTTGCACTACTCCTGAGTCCCGCATCTGCCAGTTCGGGGTCAGAACATGACTTCAGCGCTCCCCCACGCTTTGTCTGCACACCTATTCCTGTGGATGCAGACCCTTCCTGTTTCCCCACTGTGAGTCCAGGTGTCGGTGCAACAGGGCCCACAGGCCATCAAAGTGCGCCTCCTGCTGGCTGGTGGGGGGCGAGTGAGGAGGCCAAAGCCACCATTCTCCACCTCAGGGAGAGCCTTGTCCAGCAGAAGGAGACCATCCTGGACCAGAGGGAGACCATCAGAGAGCTGACGGCCAAACTCACTCTGTGCGAGGGCTTCAGCCGGGGCGGGATGCCTCACGACGAGCACCACAGCACCTCGTACTCCCACCACACAGGAGCGGTCAGTCATCACACGAACACTGACAATGGGCACCCTAGCAACCAACAtggtcaccatggaaacagcaACCTCATACCAGACTCACCGCACCACCCCTCTGTAGGGGGGCAACGATCGGATGGAGgtcacagcagcaacaaccaagGGAAGAATAAACATGTGACACCAGGGGACATCACATCATCACCAGAGCAGATGGAGCGGATGCTGCAGGCGCTGAAGGAGAGGCTGGACAACTTACAG AAGAGAAACACATCCATCACCTACTCTAGCTctctgaaggagctgctgcagaggaagatcAGCactctggagcagcagctgcaccAAAACTCTGCCCTGAACAGCCATGAGCATCATGACGACAGACACCCATATGACCACAACGATGGGCACAGCGGGAAGCACGCAGATCACCGTAATGACAGCCACAGTGACGGCCATCATGATGCAGATGGTCACCATGATGACGATGAAGACAATCATGAAgacgatgaagaggaggaagaggacaatGATGACGACAACCATCACAATAATGAAGCAGATAACCACAGTTACCttccacacacaggatacagaGCACCACGGCCCCAAGGTGGTTTCCACTCAAACAAACTGGAATCAATACTGAACCAACTTCACCTCGCAG GTAGGACGAAATCCGAAATTCCTGATGCCTTTCAGATCAGTTTTCCCATGAGAACCAACTACATGTATGGGCGGATGAAGAGGACTCTGCTGCAGGAGATCTTCGCTCTGACTTTGTGTCTTTGGATGAAGGCGGGAATGGGACCCAGTCTGGGGACGCCGTTTTCTTACTCCGCCCCAGGACAGGCTAATGAACTGGTGCTCATTGAGTGGGGTGACAACCCCATAGAACTGCTGATTGATGACAAG GCCGTGACGCTGCCCCTGTCTGTGAGTGATGGGAAGTGGCaccatgtgtgtgtgacctgGTCAACACGGGACGGACAGTGGGAGGCCTACCAGGATGGAGTGCAGAGAGGGTCTGGGGTTAACCTCGCTCCCTGGCACCCCATCAAACCTGGAGGGGTCTTCATCCTGGGACAGGAGCAG GACACTTTGGGAGGCCGTTTTGATGCCACTCAGTCATTTGTGGGTGAAATGTCAGACATCCACATGTGGTCACATGTCCTAAGTGCCAGTGACATCTACAGCCTGGCTTCCTGTGGCAGCCACCTCAGAGGAGACGTCATCGCTTGGTCTGAGACAGAGGTGGAGCTTAATGGAGGTGTTGCCAGATACCCCTTTGACCCGTGTCACTGA